The following coding sequences lie in one Paenibacillus durus ATCC 35681 genomic window:
- the cysT gene encoding sulfate ABC transporter permease subunit CysT, with product MNVTAKATRRGVLPGFGLTMGYSILYLSLVVLIPLAALLFNSTGLTFAKFWSVATDPRVLASYRVSLTTSAAAALVDGLLGLLLAWVLVRYRFPGKRIFDALIDLPFALPTAVAGVSLTALYSGNGWIGSLLEPLGLKVAFTPLGITLALMFIGIPFVVRTVQPVLEDLERDTEEAAATLGAGRWRIFRKVLLPELIPPLITGFALAFARGIGEYGSVVFISGNMPMRTEIAPLLIMSKLEQYDYAGATAVALLLLLISFLMLLVINMLQRWTRKASR from the coding sequence ATGAATGTCACTGCTAAGGCGACGCGGCGGGGAGTGTTACCGGGATTCGGTCTGACCATGGGGTACAGCATTTTATATTTGAGTCTTGTGGTGCTTATTCCATTGGCTGCGCTGCTGTTCAATTCAACGGGGCTGACCTTTGCGAAGTTCTGGTCGGTGGCTACGGACCCTCGGGTCCTGGCCTCTTACCGGGTCAGTCTGACCACGTCGGCGGCGGCCGCATTGGTGGACGGTCTGCTGGGACTGCTGCTGGCATGGGTGCTGGTGCGCTACCGGTTCCCGGGAAAAAGAATCTTCGACGCCCTGATCGATCTGCCGTTCGCGCTGCCGACGGCGGTGGCGGGCGTGTCGCTGACGGCGCTGTATTCCGGCAATGGTTGGATCGGCTCGCTGCTTGAGCCGCTCGGCCTCAAAGTGGCGTTTACGCCGCTTGGTATTACCTTGGCGCTGATGTTCATCGGTATTCCTTTTGTCGTGCGCACCGTTCAGCCGGTGCTGGAGGATTTGGAGCGGGATACAGAGGAAGCGGCGGCCACGCTGGGGGCCGGACGCTGGCGCATCTTCCGCAAGGTGCTGCTGCCGGAACTGATTCCGCCCCTGATCACCGGCTTTGCCCTGGCCTTTGCCCGGGGAATCGGCGAATACGGCTCGGTTGTGTTCATCTCAGGCAACATGCCCATGCGGACAGAGATCGCTCCGCTCCTCATCATGTCCAAGCTGGAGCAGTACGATTACGCCGGAGCAACGGCAGTGGCGCTGCTGCTTCTCCTTATTTCCTTCCTGATGCTTCTTGTGATCAATATGCTTCAGCGATGGACCCGCAAGGCATCACGCTAA
- a CDS encoding bifunctional ADP-dependent NAD(P)H-hydrate dehydratase/NAD(P)H-hydrate epimerase codes for MHLVTAEEMRRLDRITIERLGIPAVALMENAGRAIAEEIIALCRRRGEGSAPPAAQAARDSGAPRSAGAWAAGAAHEEAAAPGDGAARSAAAGRALRGGNPGGAARNGGAWAAGAAHEEAAAPGFGAARSAAAGRALRGGNPGGGALAAAPKLHISGDAALMAERAEDEHWLVLVGKGNNGGDGLAAARYLSEAGIAVSLLYAVPPESLTGEAALQRDAAAAMGLPAAVHGGGSPGFAGYSGILDALLGTGAAGAPRGAYAELIAAANGSGKPIVSADIPSGLNADTGEMHEPCIQASLTVCLAFLKRGLLQYPGSGAAGRIVVRSIGIPAGLAREEGLSAYWLTPAVLEGVLGVDVSRRRVPDGHKGTYGHVLVAAGSLRMSGAGLIAARASLRAGCGLATWAVPGKLLPLLVGAAPELMLADAGGEADGTWNAAAAEEVLNLADQKDVLAVGPGIGRFQEDKEWLKKIWEGAECPLVVDADALNILAECDYGAWQSRREPVILTPHPGEMARLAGVSTKEVQRDRIGLALNYARERGVILVLKGAHTVIASPDGRIFVNTTGHPGMATGGAGDCLTGIIAGLLAQGLDGVQAAAFGVYLHGLAGERAALLRDNPASVIASDIIEAL; via the coding sequence ATGCATTTGGTGACGGCGGAGGAAATGCGGCGGCTGGACCGCATCACAATAGAACGGCTGGGCATTCCGGCGGTTGCCCTGATGGAAAATGCCGGGCGTGCCATCGCGGAGGAGATTATCGCCCTGTGCCGGCGGCGCGGAGAGGGCAGCGCGCCGCCGGCAGCCCAGGCGGCGCGGGACAGCGGCGCGCCGCGCAGTGCCGGAGCGTGGGCGGCGGGCGCAGCCCACGAAGAAGCAGCCGCGCCGGGAGACGGCGCGGCTCGTAGTGCCGCCGCAGGGCGGGCGCTTCGCGGCGGAAACCCCGGCGGCGCGGCGCGCAATGGCGGAGCGTGGGCGGCAGGCGCAGCCCACGAAGAAGCGGCCGCACCGGGATTCGGCGCGGCTCGTAGTGCCGCCGCAGGGCGGGCGCTTCGCGGCGGCAATCCCGGCGGCGGCGCGCTGGCTGCCGCGCCGAAGCTCCACATCAGCGGGGACGCCGCGCTGATGGCGGAGCGTGCCGAAGACGAGCATTGGCTCGTGCTCGTTGGCAAGGGCAACAACGGCGGCGACGGACTGGCCGCCGCCCGGTACTTAAGCGAGGCGGGCATCGCCGTCTCGCTGCTGTACGCGGTCCCGCCGGAGTCGCTGACCGGCGAGGCCGCCCTGCAGCGCGATGCCGCTGCGGCAATGGGTCTGCCTGCCGCCGTGCATGGCGGCGGCAGTCCCGGCTTTGCCGGGTACAGCGGCATCCTGGATGCGCTGCTGGGCACGGGCGCCGCGGGGGCGCCGCGCGGCGCCTACGCGGAGCTGATTGCCGCCGCGAACGGCAGCGGCAAGCCGATCGTGTCCGCTGACATTCCAAGCGGACTGAACGCGGACACGGGCGAGATGCATGAGCCGTGCATTCAGGCGTCGCTTACGGTCTGCCTCGCCTTTCTCAAGCGCGGCCTGCTCCAGTATCCCGGTTCGGGCGCAGCGGGCCGCATCGTTGTACGGTCAATCGGTATCCCGGCCGGACTCGCCCGGGAAGAGGGCTTGTCCGCCTACTGGCTTACACCCGCCGTGCTGGAAGGCGTTCTGGGCGTCGATGTCTCGCGTCGGCGCGTGCCCGACGGGCATAAAGGCACCTACGGCCATGTGCTGGTGGCCGCCGGGTCCTTGCGCATGAGCGGGGCCGGGCTGATCGCCGCTCGCGCCTCGCTGCGGGCGGGCTGCGGGCTTGCGACCTGGGCGGTGCCGGGCAAGCTGCTGCCTCTTCTCGTAGGCGCGGCTCCTGAGCTGATGCTAGCGGATGCTGGCGGTGAAGCGGACGGAACCTGGAATGCCGCGGCGGCCGAAGAGGTGCTGAATCTCGCCGATCAGAAGGATGTGCTGGCCGTCGGCCCGGGAATCGGGCGGTTCCAAGAGGACAAGGAATGGCTCAAAAAAATTTGGGAAGGCGCGGAATGTCCGCTTGTCGTTGATGCCGACGCGCTGAACATTCTGGCGGAGTGTGACTACGGGGCATGGCAGAGCCGCCGGGAGCCTGTAATTCTGACGCCGCATCCTGGCGAAATGGCCCGGCTGGCCGGTGTGAGCACGAAGGAAGTCCAGCGTGACCGGATCGGGCTGGCGCTAAACTATGCCCGCGAGCGCGGTGTGATCCTTGTGCTTAAAGGGGCGCATACGGTGATTGCCTCGCCGGATGGCCGCATTTTTGTCAACACAACCGGACATCCGGGGATGGCCACCGGCGGCGCGGGTGACTGCCTAACCGGCATCATCGCCGGTCTGCTGGCGCAGGGGCTGGACGGCGTCCAGGCGGCGGCGTTCGGGGTCTATTTGCATGGACTGGCCGGTGAAAGGGCGGCTCTTCTCCGGGACAATCCGGCGTCGGTTATCGCTTCGGACATTATCGAGGCGCTCTGA
- a CDS encoding chlorophyllase/cutinase-like alpha/beta fold protein yields the protein MDLELGLPPAPEGPGRYRRIAEIVIKRISETYRYDTHIWRWGIAGPWLVSFAACSTLMLGIPTGLGRPADLMLAAGVATAMVAAAGHLAAVLLALASLRLPRLFTGCLLGSAGLVMIILYSADLTADASAAVAAAAAALGAITGIAIGLLRIGKILPGLLLMAALLSLPIGELKLQQGGAPDMAADADLANGAAAASSLAAPNPGMPGGHAYRNFTYGSGGDRRRAEYGSGAAVRSSSVNASSYMKKWSSLRTLFWDFDPESLPLNGRVWMPEGDGSFPLVLIVHGNHMMEDFSDGGYAYLGELLASRGFIAISLDENFLNYSAWSGIPEGDYKLRAWIILKHLEQLASFSEAPDNPFYGKIDLAKTALIGHSRGGQAAAMAADAQRWFKDDPVLKPASRFHISAVAAMAPTDEAVDGGLAQLHDISYMALQGARDGDVHDFYGDRQYIRSYYSAYTDAFKTSLYIGNANHSQFNSDWGLLDLAPPAGLFLNRSNIMKDEEQRLIAKVYISAFLEQALHGSREYTGLFRDYRSGLPWLPASTAYFNRYMDGGFRIIAGYEEDRNKETPEAGGIITASGVSWTEEMAKDREGGGKGTYGALLERRPGEAGKAFYNIALGTGPAADAALYGADGLSFSMANLGSVSGLPPQIEVELADRFGAKARLPLPAVMTPLPLPQIQFARIPWLEQRISGGKYGEPTEAVFQTYELSFDLFHKRNPAFDPAHAAQITFYLLGDGDAVMLDDIGFYSGGAHPFPMQTALIR from the coding sequence ATGGACCTGGAACTGGGGCTGCCGCCCGCACCAGAAGGGCCCGGGCGGTACAGGCGCATTGCGGAAATTGTGATCAAACGAATCAGCGAAACCTACCGCTATGATACCCATATATGGCGCTGGGGGATTGCCGGGCCGTGGTTAGTAAGCTTCGCGGCTTGTTCAACCCTCATGCTGGGGATTCCCACCGGCCTCGGAAGGCCGGCGGATCTGATGCTGGCCGCAGGAGTTGCGACAGCCATGGTGGCTGCGGCGGGCCATCTGGCAGCCGTGCTGCTCGCACTGGCATCCTTGCGTCTTCCACGGCTGTTCACGGGATGTCTGCTCGGCAGCGCCGGACTTGTCATGATCATTCTGTATAGTGCCGATCTTACCGCCGATGCTTCCGCCGCCGTCGCCGCAGCAGCCGCCGCGCTCGGAGCCATTACAGGCATCGCCATCGGACTCCTGCGGATAGGCAAAATTCTCCCGGGACTGCTGCTCATGGCGGCGCTGCTATCCCTTCCGATAGGCGAATTGAAGCTTCAACAAGGCGGCGCTCCTGACATGGCGGCGGATGCCGACCTGGCAAATGGCGCCGCTGCCGCCAGCTCTCTGGCCGCGCCCAATCCAGGGATGCCGGGCGGTCATGCCTACCGGAACTTCACCTATGGCAGCGGCGGCGACCGGCGCCGGGCCGAATACGGGAGCGGGGCGGCTGTCCGCTCCTCTTCCGTGAACGCTTCATCCTACATGAAGAAGTGGTCCTCGCTCCGAACGCTGTTCTGGGACTTCGATCCGGAATCACTGCCCCTGAACGGGCGGGTGTGGATGCCGGAGGGAGACGGCTCTTTTCCGCTTGTGCTTATTGTGCACGGCAATCATATGATGGAGGATTTCTCGGACGGAGGCTACGCCTATCTCGGCGAACTGCTTGCGAGCCGCGGGTTCATCGCCATCTCCCTGGATGAGAACTTCCTGAATTATTCGGCCTGGTCGGGCATTCCGGAGGGCGACTACAAGCTGCGCGCCTGGATCATTCTGAAGCATTTGGAGCAGCTTGCCTCCTTTTCGGAAGCGCCGGATAATCCTTTTTACGGCAAAATAGATTTGGCAAAAACAGCTCTGATCGGGCACAGCCGAGGCGGGCAGGCGGCCGCCATGGCGGCGGACGCGCAGCGCTGGTTCAAGGACGATCCCGTGCTTAAGCCTGCCAGCCGCTTCCATATTTCCGCAGTGGCCGCGATGGCTCCCACCGACGAGGCGGTCGACGGAGGGCTGGCCCAGCTTCATGATATAAGCTATATGGCCCTTCAGGGCGCGCGGGACGGCGATGTGCATGATTTCTACGGAGACCGGCAGTATATTCGCTCATATTATTCTGCTTACACCGATGCCTTCAAGACCTCGCTGTATATCGGCAATGCGAACCACAGCCAGTTCAATAGCGACTGGGGCCTGCTCGATCTTGCGCCTCCTGCCGGGCTATTCCTAAACCGCAGCAATATTATGAAAGATGAGGAGCAGCGGCTAATCGCCAAAGTATACATTTCGGCCTTTCTGGAGCAGGCGCTGCATGGCAGCCGCGAGTATACCGGCCTGTTCCGGGATTACCGGAGCGGCCTGCCGTGGCTGCCCGCTTCGACGGCTTATTTCAACCGCTATATGGACGGTGGATTCAGGATCATAGCGGGCTACGAAGAGGATCGGAACAAGGAGACGCCAGAAGCCGGCGGTATAATTACAGCTTCAGGAGTAAGCTGGACCGAGGAAATGGCCAAAGACCGGGAGGGAGGAGGCAAGGGGACATACGGAGCCTTGCTGGAACGAAGACCTGGCGAAGCAGGGAAAGCATTCTACAACATTGCGCTGGGGACCGGACCGGCTGCCGATGCCGCGCTCTACGGAGCGGATGGCCTGTCCTTCTCCATGGCCAACCTTGGTTCAGTCTCCGGCCTGCCGCCACAAATAGAGGTTGAGCTGGCCGATCGCTTCGGCGCCAAGGCGCGTCTACCGCTGCCAGCGGTCATGACGCCCCTGCCGCTGCCGCAGATTCAATTCGCCAGGATACCCTGGCTGGAGCAGCGCATCAGCGGCGGCAAGTACGGCGAACCTACCGAGGCGGTCTTTCAGACCTACGAGCTTTCATTTGATCTGTTCCATAAGCGGAATCCTGCCTTCGATCCGGCGCATGCAGCTCAAATTACCTTCTATCTTCTCGGCGATGGAGACGCTGTCATGCTTGACGATATCGGCTTTTATTCCGGCGGGGCGCATCCTTTCCCTATGCAAACAGCCTTAATCCGTTGA
- a CDS encoding sulfate ABC transporter substrate-binding protein: protein MKNRLKKGLLTGFALLLTAGLTACGNNSGAESGSSASPESTAAGSAAPSAASSPAQSKEPVELLNVSYDPTRELYENYNKAFSAYWEKETGQKVTIKQSHGGSGKQSRAVLDGLEADVVTLALGYDIDALQKAGLINEGWQSKYEHNSSPYTSTIVFLVRKGNPKGIKDWPDLLKDGVEVITPNPKTSGGARWNYLAAWGYALDHNNNDEAKAQEFLKNLFTHVPVLDTGARGATTTFVERGIGDVLLAWENEAYLSVNELGKDKFDIVYPSESILAEPPVAVVDKVVDKKGTREVADAYLKYLYSEEGQKIAAENYYRPTLDSVKEEYKSKFPDIKLFTLADKFGTWQETQEKHFNDGGVFDQIYVPGK, encoded by the coding sequence ATGAAAAACAGGTTGAAAAAGGGACTGTTGACGGGATTTGCGCTGCTGCTGACGGCGGGCCTTACGGCTTGCGGAAATAACAGCGGCGCGGAGAGCGGATCTTCTGCCTCGCCGGAGTCTACGGCTGCAGGCAGCGCAGCGCCATCGGCAGCATCGTCGCCAGCACAATCGAAGGAGCCGGTAGAACTGCTGAACGTCTCCTATGATCCTACGCGTGAATTGTATGAGAACTATAATAAGGCCTTCTCTGCATATTGGGAGAAAGAAACCGGACAGAAAGTGACAATTAAACAGTCGCATGGCGGTTCCGGCAAACAAAGCCGCGCCGTGCTTGACGGTCTGGAAGCGGATGTTGTGACGCTGGCGCTTGGCTACGACATCGACGCTTTGCAAAAGGCTGGCCTGATTAATGAAGGCTGGCAGAGCAAATATGAACATAACAGCTCCCCTTACACCTCGACCATCGTGTTCCTGGTACGCAAGGGTAATCCGAAAGGCATCAAGGATTGGCCGGATCTGCTGAAGGACGGCGTAGAGGTGATCACTCCGAATCCGAAGACATCGGGCGGCGCCCGCTGGAATTATCTGGCGGCTTGGGGTTATGCGCTGGATCATAACAATAATGACGAGGCCAAGGCGCAGGAATTCCTCAAGAATCTGTTTACGCATGTGCCTGTGCTGGATACCGGGGCACGCGGCGCGACTACAACCTTTGTGGAACGCGGAATCGGCGATGTGCTGCTTGCTTGGGAGAACGAGGCTTATCTGTCCGTGAATGAGCTGGGAAAAGATAAATTCGATATTGTGTATCCTTCGGAGAGCATTCTGGCTGAGCCTCCAGTGGCTGTTGTCGATAAAGTGGTCGATAAGAAGGGAACCCGCGAGGTTGCGGATGCTTACCTGAAATATCTGTACAGCGAAGAAGGTCAAAAGATCGCTGCGGAGAACTACTACCGTCCGACGCTGGACAGCGTTAAGGAAGAGTACAAGTCCAAATTCCCGGATATCAAGCTCTTTACGCTCGCTGATAAATTTGGAACGTGGCAAGAGACGCAGGAGAAGCATTTTAACGACGGCGGTGTCTTTGACCAGATCTATGTGCCTGGCAAATAA
- a CDS encoding GNAT family N-acetyltransferase: MMIYREMTKEDYDAAYGLWENTVGMGLSTADSREEIVRFLERNRGLSHVCVAPDGGIAGTALCGHDGRRGFLYHVAVGGQYRGKGIGRELVTRCLDRLRSEGIAKCHLMVIGSNADGQRFWSGIGWELRDRILLYSHST; encoded by the coding sequence ATGATGATTTACAGAGAGATGACGAAGGAAGATTACGATGCGGCCTATGGGCTGTGGGAGAATACCGTAGGCATGGGGCTCAGCACGGCGGATTCGCGGGAGGAGATTGTCCGATTTCTGGAGAGAAACCGCGGTCTTAGCCATGTATGCGTCGCTCCGGATGGCGGGATTGCCGGTACGGCGCTGTGCGGGCATGATGGGCGGCGGGGCTTTTTATACCATGTGGCTGTAGGCGGCCAGTACCGGGGAAAAGGCATCGGGCGCGAACTGGTCACCCGCTGCCTCGATCGGCTGCGTTCGGAAGGCATCGCCAAATGCCACCTGATGGTCATTGGGAGCAATGCGGACGGACAGCGGTTCTGGAGCGGAATCGGCTGGGAGCTTAGGGACAGAATTTTGCTGTACTCGCACAGCACCTGA
- a CDS encoding NAD(P)-dependent oxidoreductase, protein MKTVLFGTSGTLGRAILEEALKRGHEVTAPLQKPEAIEIQHGGLLTLPIDLLRPEEVAQAAKGHEAVISAYEPGFGAEGELLEVARSLVEGLKTAGVNRLIVVGGAGSLKTDSGDRLMDTPEFPEEVKPLAAAHADAYEIYVHSGLDYTYASPAAIISPGRRTGQFRIGLDRLVVDENGRSEISVEDYAAAVIDELEEGHFIKARFTVGY, encoded by the coding sequence ATGAAAACAGTGCTGTTCGGCACATCGGGAACGCTAGGGCGCGCAATTTTGGAGGAAGCCCTGAAGCGGGGGCATGAAGTGACGGCCCCGCTTCAGAAGCCGGAGGCAATAGAGATTCAGCATGGAGGTCTGCTTACACTGCCCATCGACCTGCTAAGACCGGAAGAGGTGGCCCAGGCGGCCAAAGGCCACGAGGCTGTGATCAGCGCTTACGAGCCTGGGTTCGGCGCGGAGGGCGAACTGCTTGAAGTCGCCCGTTCACTCGTGGAAGGGCTGAAGACAGCCGGGGTGAACCGGCTGATTGTAGTCGGCGGAGCGGGAAGCCTGAAGACGGATTCGGGCGACCGGCTGATGGACACGCCGGAGTTCCCGGAAGAGGTAAAGCCGCTTGCGGCGGCTCATGCCGACGCCTATGAAATCTATGTCCACTCCGGCCTGGACTATACATATGCCAGTCCTGCCGCGATTATCTCGCCGGGGCGGCGTACGGGACAGTTCCGCATCGGATTGGACCGGCTCGTTGTAGACGAGAATGGAAGAAGCGAGATCAGCGTGGAGGATTACGCTGCGGCGGTGATCGACGAACTGGAGGAAGGCCATTTCATCAAGGCGCGGTTCACGGTGGGATATTGA
- a CDS encoding GNAT family N-acetyltransferase — protein MGMMIRKASNKDAPALAGLMEQLDGKSHSVRDIELRLNFIEKSPIEDLFVCESSASSEEGEGSALPKRETSVPIGEPVLLGCLGFRLRENIEDLTRYGEISLLVTDKAARRQGVASRLMAFAEKMAAERGCKGTWLVSGTAREEAHRFYRELGYEITGYRFVKRGTEN, from the coding sequence GTGGGAATGATGATCCGCAAGGCGTCGAACAAGGATGCCCCGGCCCTGGCCGGGCTAATGGAGCAGCTTGACGGCAAATCGCATTCTGTGCGGGATATAGAGCTTCGGCTGAATTTTATTGAAAAAAGTCCCATCGAGGATCTGTTTGTATGCGAAAGCTCAGCGTCATCGGAAGAAGGCGAGGGATCGGCTTTGCCCAAGCGAGAAACGAGTGTCCCTATAGGAGAGCCGGTCCTCCTTGGCTGTCTTGGATTTCGGCTGAGGGAAAACATAGAAGATCTAACCCGATACGGGGAAATTTCACTACTGGTGACGGACAAGGCTGCCCGGAGACAGGGCGTCGCCAGCAGGCTGATGGCATTTGCGGAAAAAATGGCGGCGGAACGCGGCTGTAAGGGGACCTGGCTTGTCAGCGGAACCGCCCGGGAAGAGGCGCATCGTTTCTACCGGGAGCTGGGCTATGAGATAACGGGTTACCGTTTCGTAAAGCGGGGAACGGAGAACTGA
- a CDS encoding YezD family protein, translating to MAKPLKVDEIWLERIAGLLDSMEFGSLHIVVHEGQIVQMERTERKRFENATRHSGEAVSRRSDTRAAGR from the coding sequence TTGGCTAAACCGCTGAAAGTGGATGAAATTTGGCTGGAGAGGATTGCGGGACTTCTGGACAGTATGGAATTCGGTTCATTGCATATCGTGGTGCATGAAGGCCAGATCGTGCAGATGGAGCGGACGGAACGCAAGCGGTTCGAGAACGCCACACGGCACAGCGGAGAAGCCGTAAGCCGGCGTTCCGATACTCGTGCTGCGGGACGGTGA
- the cysW gene encoding sulfate ABC transporter permease subunit CysW produces MAGTVPLRARRPQAAVPAAAVNESSAVKWLLIGAAGLVLLWLIVLPLSIVLTEALKQGWNVYLAALKDPDAASALRMTLFVAGISVPLNTVFGVAAAWAIAKFKFRGKGMLITLIDLPFAVSPVIGGLVYVLVFGAHGWFGPWLGAHDIKIVFAVPGIVLATMFVTFPFVARELIPLMEDQGTQEEEAALTLGAKGWQIFFRVTLPNIKWGLLYGIILCNARAMGEFGAVSVVSGHIRGETNTLPLHVEILYNEYQFSASFAVASLLLLLALVTMLVKSWLQRKSSH; encoded by the coding sequence ATGGCTGGAACTGTCCCGCTTCGCGCGAGACGGCCGCAGGCGGCCGTACCCGCAGCGGCTGTGAACGAATCGTCAGCGGTCAAATGGCTGCTTATCGGAGCTGCCGGGCTGGTGCTGCTGTGGCTGATTGTGCTCCCACTGAGCATTGTGCTGACCGAGGCGCTTAAGCAGGGCTGGAATGTATACTTGGCCGCGCTGAAAGATCCCGACGCCGCTTCCGCCCTGCGGATGACTCTTTTTGTGGCGGGCATTAGCGTGCCGCTGAATACGGTATTCGGCGTAGCGGCCGCCTGGGCCATAGCGAAGTTCAAATTTCGCGGCAAGGGAATGCTTATTACGCTTATTGATCTTCCCTTTGCCGTCTCGCCGGTTATCGGCGGTCTCGTGTATGTCCTGGTCTTCGGTGCACATGGCTGGTTCGGCCCGTGGCTTGGCGCGCATGATATCAAAATCGTGTTCGCCGTTCCGGGCATCGTGCTCGCCACGATGTTCGTAACGTTTCCGTTTGTAGCCCGCGAATTGATCCCGCTGATGGAAGACCAGGGAACGCAGGAGGAGGAAGCGGCGCTTACGCTGGGCGCAAAGGGCTGGCAGATCTTTTTCCGCGTAACGCTTCCCAATATTAAATGGGGCCTGCTGTACGGCATTATTCTGTGCAACGCGCGGGCGATGGGCGAATTCGGCGCAGTTTCGGTTGTCTCCGGCCACATTCGGGGGGAGACCAATACGCTCCCGCTGCATGTGGAGATTCTCTACAACGAGTATCAGTTCTCGGCTTCCTTCGCGGTTGCTTCCCTGCTTCTGCTGCTGGCGCTCGTGACCATGCTGGTCAAAAGTTGGCTGCAACGTAAAAGTAGTCATTGA
- a CDS encoding DUF421 domain-containing protein, which produces MRAPLEGSTSILIRNGKIDMQEMRRNRLGFGQLRMLLRQKDVFSMGEVAYAIFENNGSLSVMKNPEYEEGDILKDNLKKIGEDKGFFVMEG; this is translated from the coding sequence ATGCGCGCGCCGCTCGAAGGCTCAACCTCCATCCTGATCCGCAACGGCAAAATTGATATGCAGGAAATGAGGCGAAACCGCCTCGGCTTTGGGCAACTGCGGATGCTGCTGCGCCAGAAGGATGTTTTTTCGATGGGGGAAGTGGCGTATGCTATATTTGAGAACAACGGGTCGCTCAGCGTTATGAAGAATCCGGAGTATGAGGAAGGGGATATTCTGAAGGACAATCTGAAGAAGATCGGCGAGGACAAGGGCTTCTTTGTCATGGAGGGCTAG
- the sdaAB gene encoding L-serine ammonia-lyase, iron-sulfur-dependent subunit beta produces the protein MRFKDVFSIIGPAMVGPSSSHTAGAARIGRAARQLLGEMPRQAEVIFFGSFAATYQGHGTDRAIAGGLLGYSTDDLRLPESIEIAESSGMEISFRQGTGLFPHPNTVRLQLTGSTGELTLTGISIGGGNIEIIDIDGFSVRLSGMYPTVLIHHMDYLGVLASVTDTMRRGQVNIGHMSLDRKNRSGAALTVLELDEVLPRELLRELEELPAVKSVKLIHLDESSKDENGEGRSL, from the coding sequence ATGCGGTTTAAGGATGTATTTTCTATTATAGGGCCGGCGATGGTCGGGCCATCGAGTTCCCATACGGCGGGCGCGGCCCGCATTGGCCGGGCGGCTAGACAGCTGCTGGGAGAAATGCCGCGACAGGCGGAGGTTATCTTCTTCGGGTCGTTTGCGGCTACGTATCAGGGACATGGTACGGACCGGGCGATTGCCGGGGGGCTGCTCGGTTACTCAACGGACGATCTGCGGCTGCCGGAATCCATCGAAATTGCTGAAAGCAGCGGCATGGAAATTTCGTTCCGGCAGGGAACCGGCTTATTTCCCCATCCCAATACGGTGCGGCTGCAGCTGACCGGAAGCACCGGGGAGCTGACGCTTACAGGCATATCCATCGGCGGCGGCAATATTGAAATTATCGATATCGACGGCTTCAGCGTCAGACTGTCCGGAATGTATCCGACTGTTCTGATCCATCATATGGATTATCTCGGTGTGCTGGCAAGCGTAACCGATACGATGCGCCGGGGACAGGTGAACATTGGGCATATGTCTTTGGACCGTAAGAACCGCAGCGGAGCGGCGCTGACCGTGCTGGAGCTGGATGAAGTTCTGCCTCGGGAACTGCTGCGGGAGCTTGAAGAACTGCCTGCGGTGAAGTCGGTGAAGCTGATCCACCTGGATGAAAGCTCGAAGGATGAGAATGGAGAGGGGCGGAGCTTATGA